Genomic window (Oryzias latipes chromosome 17, ASM223467v1):
agttttttttatgataacatttattttcaaggCTGTCTTTAAACTTCAGCAACAGTTTCCAGTCGAAGTTGTCTTTCCTGTCCTTTCTGTGCATTTGTACACACATTTTGAGAATAAGACATTCTGTAGAAACGTAGTTTTCTATGATCAGAACAAGTTTATTGGAAGATAATTAGATTTTAGTAAGGACATAGAAAGTTAAGTAAGTGTCAAAGTTAAGTTAATTGTCAAAATTGATTGACACTTTGCTTCATCTTGGCTCAATGATGTTGTTATACATATAAAAAGCTGCTAGATGTTATGGTTTAGTTTGCTGAAAGCTATTCAATCGACTTAAAGGTTAGCTGACCCTAACCTGAAACCACGTGAAACCagtgagagagagaataaaatagaaaactgAGGTCAATGCGTTTTATCCTCATTTGATCCAGAAGTAGTTTGGCATTTTTGAGCATGCTGCTTGTAAATTCTCCAAAAGGCGTGATGGAAATGCTTCCGATGCTGCGTCAGGTTGGCAGAAATCCTCTGAAAGAttctctctgtggttctctcCAGAGCTCTGGACTCCTGTCATTAAATAATCACACATGACAGGTTTAAGGACACATTCATCCATTGTTTACATGGATTCACCCTCTCTCATAAACACAGCAAGACTCTCACCTCAAAAGGCTTTTCATAAATCAGAgatataaacatgtttttcacaGATCATTTATAGTCTGTGAATCACACCTGCAGTTTTTCAGGAAGGCTGAAACAAGTGAAAgttaaaactggaaaaaaacggTCATTCAGATCTAATCAGAGAGAAGAGGACGTCTGCTGTAAAAAGAAATTGAGACATAGGTTTCTATTTTTTGCAAGactattttataaaataaagcacacatttttttattgttgttataaATGTGCCTTTTAACATATTTGTAAGAAAAGACAGTTATATAAAGACTTTTTTGCAGAGATGAAACTATTTTGattttagagacccactcctttaaaaaaaaaagggtttttgttgttttaaaacacGTTCTTGAGAcctttttctcacgatggagattaaaatcgcatttctgagtaattctgttttcaaattgttgtgaatcagtagattatatttgtaacatagaaaatacgctgggtgggccacaagctccctgctctgctccattctgatgcatccacttgaacgtctttgttttcctcgtctgagctggaatctggatctaaactgtacggctggatagctacaatactgctcgccatttttgttgcaccactaatgtcaggttggggttgtcaggggctgtaagccagtgggagagtgtaaacaggagGATGTTGGGAGCAGGGATTGGCTTATTCCTTGTCCACAAACCCACccacaagtcaaaggtgaatttctgatcaactcctgccgctctgcagaaactatgtcgcAGAAAGTGaggttttcctttcattttgtctaaaaacggcatcatcacagtgaaaagaccactgaacaaaaaatagatcaaaagaggatcagcgTGGGActctaaatgaaaaatgtttctacaaacattaaattatttagtttttaagtagaatttctttatttttactctATGACTGAGACCTACATGttttgctaccttttttttatttttacattcaataaaatgcaatttacaGAGCGTGGTGATTAGATTCTATGTTCAGACATAATATTGTTCATTGATACAAGAGTTTATACAATTGTTTgtgcaatactttttttttaactatccaAATTTTTACCCAAGAATCTtagagaaacaaacacatttcagcCGCACTTCTGCACGCTTACCTGCCATCTGCACAGACAGCTGCCAGCCACACATTCTAGATTATGAGGCTCTTTATAGCAGCTTTCAAAGAGAGCTCATGGGGACAGCCTCCTCTGTCTGGTGCCATTTCAATTTGGCCAAATGCAAGGACAATGGCAGCATTTTGACTTTATGCATGAATTTCCACCACATCCCATAATAGCTGTGACTAAGAACTGATCTGCAGCGTAGAGCAAAGGTCTAAAAAAGAAACCCAGAGATTTCACTATTCGTGCAAAGGAAGCTGGAATTAGCCTTTGATGGAGCTGTTGGGGGCAGATGACATGACATCTGACAAAGACTGTTAAAAAAGTTGAGATGTGAGTTAATTTAACAGGCAACAGGGTCAGGCTGAATGTGTCTGCGACTGTACAAAagaaaggtttttatttcaatgtGGAATTCTCCAGGTTTAAAACCCTGTGAATTTATGAAAAATGGTTCAATGTTTTAAGCATAGAACTTTGGTgatatttaacacatttttgacaTACACTtataatgttttgaaaaaataattgacAAAGAATAAAGTAAACTAATTCTGTGagaaaaataatactttatTATTTCATGACATCCACATTGTTTGTCAGCATTTTAAATCATAAAGATTATTTTTGTCTGTATGGCAGTAATATCCAGCCAATGTCAGTCACCAAAACCATAGATTAGATggaacatttctgttaatcTTTAACTAAAAACCTCTGgtttatgattcatttttttatgtccagGTTAAAAATTGACTTCatcaaaacatgaagaaaaatacCACAGTTCACGAGGACGACAGCGCTGTCAACAACAACTTCTCCACAACGGTTGGTGCCCTCATCCTCAGCCTGGTCTTCCTGTTGGGTGTCCCCGGCAACTTTTTCATCGTCTGGAGCATCCTGGCTCGCATCAAACGACGCTCAGTTACcaccctcctcatcctcaaCCTTGCATTTGCTGATGGGTTTATCATGGTCCTCACCATCTTCTTCATCATTTACCTGGCCAAGAAGAAGTGGATCTTTGGTGTAGCCATGTGCAAAGGCTTGTTCTacttgtgcaacaccaacatgTACGCCTCCATCTTTCTGATCACACTGATGAGTGTCCACAGGATGGTGGCTGTGCTGTTCCCACAAAAACTCTCTTACCTGGTGACCAGGAAGATTGTGAGGAGAGTTATTGGGGGAATGTGGATGCTGGTCATGGTGATTGCTATCCCATCACTGGTGTTTCGGAATGTCATAGAAGTCTCCGATGACgagacaaaccaaaaaaaactggtttgtgAATCGAATCACACCCAGGCTCGACATGTAAGTGTAAGAATGTGTACTTGTGTGCATTCAATCAAAGCAGTTTACAAATGGTTTAATTATTCTGACCTGTTTATAGTAAATTAAAGTTtactagaaagcactgtttgatgtttctaatgtttaatatgataactttttaaagtttttctcaaaaaaaaaggaacacacTTGGAAGAAGTACTAAATTCTGTTTACTGAATTTAGAACAATGCAGACATTCACTTTTTTAGTCCAAATACAGATTTCACTAAATGCTTTTTAGACCCATTTTTTCCTTCGCTTGTGCACAGGTGAGATTCCAGTATTCCCTGGAAACTGTGTCAGGATTCATCCTTCCTTACGCCGTCATCATCACCTGCTACGTCCTCATCCTGAAACGCCTCCGGCAGACCAAGTTCCGACGCCATGTTCGCAGCGAGAAACTCATCCTGGCTATTGTGGTGATGTTTGGCTTGTTCTGGCTGCCATATCATGTTATCAACATGGTAGAGGTGAGGGTAGATGTCCTTATTACTGTTAGTAAAATGAAAGCCCTTCATATTTCCTACAGCAGGATCCGTTGTGATTAAACACtgagtgtgtgttttctgttctagGTGGCAGCAGCTTGGTATCCAGAAGATTCAAGCACAAGAGAATTGTAAGTTAAATCCAATTTCTTcacttaaaacatttacattaaatGGTTTTAGATGCATCTTCCTGACATCCAACAACCAAAGcaagttttacagtgttttaccTGCCATGGGGCAGAGGCTACCATCAGCCTAAGTcagaggtctgcaacctgaggctccgggGTCACATGGGGACACTTTTATCTCCCGTTGTGGATTTGAAGAAAATTaactatttttaacaaataatttcagcatttatgtttatatttttaaactaaGGTCATCTAAgattagtaaaataaactttttttttaatcactgctGACATACCACTAAATTGGGAGGCATTTGGTGTTTAACCGCTTTTCCAAAATGCAGACGTCCTACCTAAGAAAAATTGTATGGTTAAAGGTTTTAATCTACTGTCAGAATTGTCGGTTATTAgaaataatttaattcaattttcatATTCTTATCTCCAGCTGCCCAACAGCACCTAGTTGCTGCTGAGAGGCAAAGTTCTTAAAAGTAtattaaacacacatatacgcacacacattttgcaaggaaggtgggacctaggaccatctgtcccctgcctcttccctggtggggggtacgggcccctttgcaacggcggccgtgtccccggggtgccggcttcctgggcccggcggtgctctctccgcgcggtgggggggttcacattacatctgagccgggggtgttggtgtccctggggggtgggttctggtccttgctcctgagcgccaggccccgccaaacttccaactgtggccgagcctggtcgggccatatttacaacaccccttgtgggccctcttttttccccggggttcccccctcctgggcgggggcggcgggcccctgccttgctcctccctggaccaaccgtgggccgggcggatggctgcctggagtgcggagcgggtctcccttgggggatcctggctcgtacctggggttggggcggggggatgcccagaactcctgggtggtggtggggtgctcatctggggctgtgggcgtccctctccggtggggccctgtgttgggctctcccggcggggcgagggggctgttctcctggttgggctggggcggccctctctttccctctgtgcctccctgctctctggctctggggggccttgcggcggtcctgctggccctggcctgggtggcgggcttggtcgctcgggcggcggttgttccctgccggtttccgtgtggcgtgggggggattccggctgccgctgctgctgcggtgggggtcttggggtggggatggctgggcgctctccttccttctttacacattccaccatccatattagaagaacatgagcactcacctgcactgaaaaaaaagacctgttggattgacataaaaaaatcatggacaTCGGTTGCGcgcaaaaaaatcatgttgaaccaatataattattgcacataataaaatcatgttctaccgtaatgaatgcttctttgtttctgcacctaataattttacattaacaaacaagattttattatgtcatttaccataattttttcaaacatttaaaacactattatttgtttgaaattacatagttcatttaatttataaattattttaataaaatttaaattgaaaaataaaattgcagattattatttaaagcaaatactttcttgtgcaTTATGAAAATCCAATGAACATATGACACTGAAcacaaatttcagatttaacttttttattatctaaacttgaaaaatatgtttacagtgtagcataaaatgacaaatcacaataaattgggcttgccatttttattaaacagaagatAACAGAGCCAAAGCAAACAGCTGGAATCCCTTCTTAGGAAAAAGTTAAACTATTTAAAGGTCATTTTATTCAAAGAGTCGGATCTTTAAGCCTGAAACCTTAGATACAACTTTGCCTTACAACtctaatacagttttttttggaTTACCTCAAAGGTGTGTGACGGAATGTCCAAGGGAGAGAACCCAAGAGCAGGAAGAACGACCCAAATCCAATAGTTCACTCGAAGGGGCTTTAATGCCAGAGAACCATAACACCAGAGCGTAGAACGAAGATGCTCCGACAcagaaacaagatcagacactGCATAAATAGACAAACCAATCAACATAATACAGAACACCTGTGACCAGCGGGAGAGCTCAAGAAGGGAAGGGCCTCCAGGAGATCATAGCAGGAGCAAAGTCACGGCCCCATGACAAGGTGTTTCTGAGATGAAGATGGTAATCAGATTTGTGCTGTAAATAAGGCCAAAAAAGCCTTGGCATCTGCCACTCAGACACTTGGTGGGTCGACCCCCACAGCCTGGGAGATGTGGACCACGAGAatgtcctcttcctcaccactGCCAGTTTCCATTAGGAGGGAAATTTCCACCGTGGTGTCCTCGATTGCCTCCTGGAGTGCTGCATGGTCTTCATTCTAAAGAACACAAGATATTTGTGTGCACAGTTCACATTTGAAGTTTAGTTAAAGCGTCTAGATTACACAACTCACCTGTACTTTGAATAAACCCCAGAACTTTCTTATATTGGCGAGAAGGTCAGCAGTCTGAAATACAAAGAGTCAAAAAAATTTTAATTCACatgaaaactttggaaaaatacaattcttacccttggctcatcaataaatgttataGTTACTGGGTTAACAAAATCATTATATACTTAGTGTCATGTTAACAGAGGTAGTGGGATAACCATcaatttgattatttattatgtatgtatCTCTCTGCATAAAAGGTGCGTGTAAAGAGTAGGGCTGGCAATCTTGATTACCTCCCGATTCTATGACAATCCAGGAGACAATAATTCCAATAATATATGGTAAATGCATGGTGACCCACCTGACTCAGTGAAGACTGGAGCATGGACCCCAGCATGATCAGGGAGGAGCAGTTGGAAGTGTTGTGTGATGAGCTCTGTAAATTAATCAGGAAATAAATATAGTGACACTTCCACAGCTTTGTTGTATAATTTTACTAACTAAATATGCATTGGTTTGAAATcaatagctgcaaaaatattctTAAGAAATTAGACCTGAAAGAACATttgacacccccctccccccacaggattcaaaccacgcTTAATGAGAACCCGCTAATTTTGAGATGGAAACTGCAAAACTAAACTAGCAGATCGGGAGTAGCTAATCCCCCCACCCATAAAGGATTCCCATATTAATTTATCAAATAGGGGGAATCTGTGAAGTAGTATTACAGACATTAATATAACTAAGGCTGTAAACTTTTTACTACACATTATACACTTGTTCCAAAaggacatgaatattttcactccattaaactctcaaagctaaaataaaaatatgttcagcatcatagaatgaaaacaaagctctgattgaaaccaaagatttatgtaaactgGACACACCGAACGCATTCTGTGCACGAGACGCGCACggagaatgattgacagctgactgAGACAGAAGTGCGCTGCTGTTTGCTGGTCAAATAATGCTGTCCTTAAACTAGCTCATGGTGGAACGGTatggaaaaactaaataatgacAATAGTAATGATagcttttcacattttccttcaatttcGGTCTCCACAACGCagaatttagcaaaaagaaatccacttagTGACGATGAAAATTCCCCTGGCAGAGTTTCTGActctgtgggaaaaaaaacgcCGTGCCCGCAAGCGCCCACTGCCCTCTGTCAAAAGCGAATTCCTACGTCATAACTACTCACCACTCTTCCCCGTACATCATTTGAAATCACCGCGTTTACAGCTGAATCTGCCTGCAACGTGAAAGTACAATTTACCGCGCACACACACCTCCCCCTACCTGCCGTCCGAGGGCTGCGGCCGGCAGGGACAAAAGTGGCGCGCAGAGCCTTAACTTTGATAACTACGACAAAAGTGGATTACAAAGCTCTTCCCCGTGGAAAAAATAACACTAATGATACATTTAGGCCTTCCACtttcttaaattaatttgttagaGTAAATTAACTTACCTTTTTTAAGTTCCTCCAGCCAGAGCAGGTGCTTGTAGCTTCTCTAAAATGGCTGACTGCAAAGTTTCCCCTCCTGGAATTCTTCTTCACCGATGGGGTTTACTTATCCAAAATTAAGGGGCAAAGGATCAAGCAGaactatttcatgttttgtcaacatgatttaaatatataaaagtaacaCAGCAAGACATTATGTGTGATTTTCAAGATTATATTATGTTTCGAAGGTAAACATAATTTGTTCatattaaacaaacatgtttactatttgtaaattgaacaaccccacttttcccgttttttcagtgtgagcacgggtgttggctcacctttgcactggcggtttgcgtgactgaatgactgaaatgtttcacactagttggttttaaggcataagtatgcgtgtgagcactatctgttttgtgtacatgtcgacagatggacatttttgcaactagcaggtgtgtttgacacttgggtgtgtgtgtggacaggctccgccctttttgtactgcatttgagccttaccatggtgattaacaaccagtaaacttgttgctttatgctgcttcatggtcttatcccccttcccctcctactatcaccctccttccccccctctctctaacgtccctctctcttcttcccctctttccttttccgtccggtccaacaccaaagatcttcaaacatgtttgaaattaataaagtttggcctcaattacaaaaggggtttgttcagtcatacctttggtttgtctgaagattaataacccctcttgttaaagtaaaatatgtccaacacaagaggccctcagctctcatctgtttgcctagctgttggacaggacaaggtaaagaaaaaaaaaaaaaaaaaaaaaaaagtatattattgCAAGTAAATcctctgcagcaggaggatcgcAATTGAtacagggtgtattttattttgaaaggaacttgcatgtgctgctgtcaaaagtaaaagttagctaatgaaagatttcacactgtGATAATTGAATTAAGTTACATTTTGTTAATAAACGGCTTAACGGCCACCAAaacatgaaacataaaaaaagtttggattttgCTGCTTTCGCTAGGTTTTGATGAGTGAAAAACTGGACcaaaaggttgcagacccctggtctaagtgAACGTCTGTTGTGTCCACCTGCAGATTGGAGCTAGTCCACTCATCCTGCCGTGCAGTGACGTCGGCCTTGGCCTTCATCAGCAGCTGTGCCAATCCAGTTCTGTACACTTTTGCTGGAAAGTCCTACATCAAGAAGAATGGCTTCGCCTTCATGGCGAAACTCTTTGAAGGCACATCATCGGAGCAAACCGAGAACAAGAAGAGCCGGTTGATGGTGAAAAATGGAATAAGATCGAATGACAGCAACAACAGTTTGCCTACCCGTGAACAGACAGCAACTCCTGAAGTCAGTTAGGCCATGAAAAGGACTCCATGCATCCATGAAAGGTTTTACACACCTAACAACAACCATAACCCCCCGCAGTGTTTCTGTCTGCTGCATCAGAGCGAGTCAAAGGAACTGACgtcagatgtttttatttttctaagtgcagctgttttacaTCGTTTTTTCTGTTGATAGTGTTTACAAtgtttgcaacaaaaataatgtCAATGCAACGCTTAACTTTCTGTGTAcgttaaatgaacaaaataagtgtaattttgtaaaataataaatgttttaagtttgtttaaGTTTTAGTATCATTAGTGGATTAA
Coding sequences:
- the LOC101169971 gene encoding leukotriene B4 receptor 1, translated to MKKNTTVHEDDSAVNNNFSTTVGALILSLVFLLGVPGNFFIVWSILARIKRRSVTTLLILNLAFADGFIMVLTIFFIIYLAKKKWIFGVAMCKGLFYLCNTNMYASIFLITLMSVHRMVAVLFPQKLSYLVTRKIVRRVIGGMWMLVMVIAIPSLVFRNVIEVSDDETNQKKLVCESNHTQARHVRFQYSLETVSGFILPYAVIITCYVLILKRLRQTKFRRHVRSEKLILAIVVMFGLFWLPYHVINMVEVAAAWYPEDSSTRELLELVHSSCRAVTSALAFISSCANPVLYTFAGKSYIKKNGFAFMAKLFEGTSSEQTENKKSRLMVKNGIRSNDSNNSLPTREQTATPEVS